A single Paenibacillus kribbensis DNA region contains:
- a CDS encoding LacI family DNA-binding transcriptional regulator produces the protein MAATIKDIAKLANVSHTTVSRALNNSPLIKEDTKRKIMELAEQLNYIPNFNAKSLVLQRSHTIGLFFTSISQGTSSSFFADTIRGVNRVIGVDYNLFVRGIDDYTDFSAIHRKRFDGIILMSQSEADNPFIYHVLGQGIPLVVLNRQVSGAGIVNVISNDKEGSYAAVSFLIESGHERIAIIEGVEGFKSTQQRREGFMNALIDKGKPIRHEYIVQGHYDTESGSQAMKQLLSLPEPPTAVFCSNDDMAIGAMNAVFENGLKVPEDVSVIGFDDIGFSMYTTPPLTTVKRPIEQISARGAECILERIQSPSNEGELIFMETELMKRKSAAKRSG, from the coding sequence ATGGCAGCTACCATTAAAGACATTGCCAAATTAGCGAATGTTTCCCATACAACCGTCTCCCGGGCGCTTAACAATAGCCCGCTGATTAAAGAAGATACGAAACGCAAAATTATGGAATTGGCAGAGCAACTGAATTATATTCCAAACTTTAACGCCAAAAGCCTTGTTCTCCAGCGCTCGCATACGATTGGCCTGTTTTTCACCAGTATTTCACAAGGCACCAGCTCCAGTTTTTTTGCGGATACCATCCGTGGAGTGAATCGTGTCATCGGGGTGGATTACAATTTGTTTGTGCGAGGAATTGACGATTATACCGATTTTTCAGCCATTCACCGTAAACGCTTTGATGGCATTATTCTGATGAGTCAAAGCGAAGCGGACAACCCGTTTATTTATCATGTGCTCGGCCAGGGCATCCCGCTTGTTGTACTGAATCGGCAGGTGTCCGGAGCTGGCATCGTGAATGTGATTTCCAATGATAAGGAAGGGTCCTATGCGGCGGTTTCCTTTCTCATTGAAAGTGGACATGAACGCATCGCAATCATCGAAGGGGTCGAAGGCTTCAAGTCTACCCAGCAGCGCCGCGAAGGTTTCATGAACGCGCTGATTGATAAGGGAAAGCCGATCCGACACGAATACATCGTCCAGGGGCATTATGACACCGAAAGCGGAAGCCAGGCGATGAAGCAGCTGCTTTCCTTGCCGGAGCCGCCGACCGCGGTATTTTGCTCTAACGATGATATGGCCATCGGTGCGATGAATGCAGTATTTGAAAACGGCTTGAAGGTACCTGAGGACGTATCTGTTATTGGCTTTGACGATATTGGCTTCTCCATGTATACAACCCCGCCGTTAACGACGGTCAAAAGACCGATTGAGCAGATTAGCGCGCGCGGAGCTGAATGCATTCTGGAACGGATTCAGTCACCGTCGAACGAGGGTGAGCTTATATTTATGGAGACTGAGCTTATGAAGCGGAAATCGGCGGCTAAGAGGTCAGGCTGA
- the poxB gene encoding ubiquinone-dependent pyruvate dehydrogenase: protein MKTIADTIVQVLVNAGVKRIYGIVGDSLNNMVDSIRRSGQIEWIHVRHEEVAAFAAGADADLSGSIAVCAGSSGPGNLHLINGLYDCHRNRVPVLAIAAHIPSDEIGSEYFQATHPERLFGECSHFCEVIMTPRQVPRTVTMAIQQAVSRSGVSVIVLPGDVAALEAGKVSVPEHVYHPTAPVVHPSPSEISRLAEYLNKGNQITLLCGAGCAQSHELLMQLCDKLKSPIVSALRGKEYLEYNNPYYAGLTGLIGYSSGYHAMMDCDVLLMLGTDFPYRQFYPEDAIVLQVDIESSHLGRRTPLTYGLCGDVKATLEMLLPHLTSEHDNQHLEKSVSRYAKVRKELDELAAGKPGHMPIHPQYLTKVISDAAQANAIFTCDVGTPTVWAARYLQMNGQRRLIGSFNHGTMANALPQAIGAQATEPARQVISLSGDGGLTMLMGDLLTLKQHQLPVKVIVFNNGALGFVELEMKAAGFLESGTELLNPDFGAVAQAMGLKGIRVEDPSMLEGAIQQALAYNGPVVVDVVVNRQELSMPPKINLKQAQGFTLWMMKAVLNGRGDEIVELAKTNLLR from the coding sequence ATGAAGACAATCGCAGATACTATTGTACAAGTTTTGGTCAACGCAGGGGTCAAACGGATTTATGGCATCGTTGGAGATTCTTTAAATAATATGGTTGATTCCATTCGCAGGAGTGGCCAAATTGAATGGATTCATGTCAGACACGAAGAGGTGGCTGCCTTTGCAGCCGGGGCAGATGCCGATCTTAGCGGAAGCATTGCTGTCTGTGCCGGCAGCAGCGGTCCCGGAAATTTGCATCTGATTAATGGATTGTATGATTGCCACCGCAATCGGGTGCCTGTACTCGCTATTGCAGCCCATATTCCCAGTGACGAGATCGGAAGTGAATACTTTCAGGCTACACATCCCGAACGTCTTTTTGGAGAATGCAGTCACTTCTGTGAGGTTATTATGACACCGCGGCAGGTTCCGAGAACCGTAACTATGGCCATTCAACAGGCCGTGTCTCGTTCAGGTGTCTCTGTCATTGTCCTTCCCGGCGATGTAGCAGCTTTGGAGGCGGGAAAAGTCTCCGTCCCCGAACACGTCTACCATCCCACTGCACCTGTAGTGCACCCGTCACCTTCCGAAATTTCCCGGCTGGCCGAATATTTGAATAAAGGCAACCAAATTACTTTATTATGCGGAGCAGGCTGCGCACAATCTCACGAATTGCTCATGCAGCTGTGCGACAAGCTAAAATCACCTATCGTTTCTGCTTTGCGGGGCAAGGAATATCTGGAATATAACAACCCTTATTATGCAGGCTTGACCGGGCTGATCGGATACTCTTCCGGGTATCATGCGATGATGGATTGCGACGTCTTGCTCATGCTCGGAACGGATTTTCCTTACAGACAATTTTATCCGGAGGATGCGATTGTGCTGCAGGTGGATATTGAGTCTTCCCACCTCGGCAGACGTACTCCTCTAACCTATGGATTGTGCGGAGATGTAAAAGCAACGCTGGAGATGCTGCTTCCTCATTTGACGTCCGAGCATGATAACCAGCATCTGGAAAAATCGGTCTCCCGCTATGCCAAGGTCCGCAAGGAGCTGGATGAACTGGCGGCTGGCAAGCCGGGACATATGCCGATCCATCCACAATATCTCACCAAGGTCATTAGTGATGCCGCTCAAGCCAATGCCATTTTCACCTGTGATGTCGGTACGCCGACGGTGTGGGCAGCCCGTTATTTGCAGATGAACGGCCAGCGGCGGCTTATCGGTTCCTTCAACCATGGAACGATGGCAAACGCACTGCCGCAAGCAATTGGTGCACAGGCCACTGAGCCTGCACGGCAGGTCATTTCCCTCTCGGGCGATGGCGGACTCACGATGCTGATGGGCGATCTGCTAACCCTTAAACAGCATCAATTGCCTGTTAAAGTCATTGTATTCAATAATGGCGCTCTTGGTTTTGTCGAGCTGGAAATGAAAGCGGCCGGGTTCCTGGAAAGTGGTACCGAGCTGCTTAACCCTGATTTTGGTGCTGTAGCGCAAGCCATGGGACTCAAGGGCATCCGGGTTGAAGATCCATCTATGCTGGAGGGTGCCATTCAGCAAGCATTGGCCTATAATGGCCCTGTTGTGGTGGATGTGGTGGTCAACCGTCAGGAGCTATCCATGCCGCCTAAAATTAATCTTAAACAAGCACAAGGCTTTACACTGTGGATGATGAAAGCGGTGCTGAACGGGCGCGGTGATGAGATTGTTGAACTGGCGAAAACCAATCTCTTACGTTAA
- the uxaC gene encoding glucuronate isomerase, translated as MTKAFLDENFLLSNPTAEILYHQYAKDMPIIDYHCHLSPQEIYENKEFKNITEAWLYGDHYKWRLMRANGVEERLITGDAEDYDKFLAWAKTVPTLIGNPLYHWTHLELQRFFGVHELLNEQNAPLIWEKVNQKLQGQGFGARDLIVNSKVTVVCTTDDPTDHLEYHKQICKLSDFPVAVLPSFRPDKALEINRETFQPWVARLGEVSGLDVSGFEGFLNALASRVRHFHAAGGRVSDHALDTVVYEEATREEAAAIFGKALKEGRVTPLEEAKYKSYVLVFLGKQYAELGWAMQYHIHALRNNNTAMFRHLGPDTGYDSVNDGSFARSLAALLDAQELAGGLPRTILYSLNPVDYPVLASLAGCFQSGGTVGKIQFGTAWWFNDHIEGMQEQMKLLANQGVLSRFIGMLTDSRSFLSYTRHEYFRRILCDLIGTWVQEGKAPEDLELLGAMVQNICYNNAEQYFNFPTVVHSK; from the coding sequence ATGACTAAAGCATTTTTAGATGAAAACTTTTTGTTAAGCAATCCCACAGCTGAAATTTTGTATCATCAGTATGCCAAGGATATGCCGATTATTGACTATCATTGTCATTTAAGTCCACAGGAAATTTACGAAAATAAAGAATTCAAGAATATTACGGAAGCTTGGTTGTACGGAGATCATTACAAGTGGAGACTGATGCGGGCCAATGGGGTAGAGGAGCGCTTGATTACGGGGGATGCCGAAGATTATGACAAGTTTTTGGCTTGGGCCAAAACCGTACCTACACTGATCGGTAACCCACTGTACCATTGGACACATTTGGAGCTTCAACGCTTTTTCGGTGTACATGAGCTGTTAAATGAACAGAACGCACCTTTGATCTGGGAGAAAGTGAACCAAAAGCTGCAGGGACAGGGCTTTGGAGCACGTGATCTGATTGTAAATTCGAAGGTAACTGTTGTGTGCACCACAGATGATCCGACGGACCATCTTGAATACCATAAACAAATCTGCAAGCTGAGCGATTTTCCAGTGGCTGTATTGCCGAGCTTCCGCCCGGACAAAGCCTTGGAAATTAATCGTGAAACCTTCCAGCCTTGGGTAGCCCGTCTGGGTGAGGTCAGCGGCCTGGATGTTTCCGGCTTTGAAGGATTTTTGAATGCGCTGGCGAGCCGGGTGCGTCATTTTCATGCTGCTGGAGGACGGGTATCCGATCATGCACTGGATACGGTAGTCTATGAGGAAGCGACACGGGAAGAAGCGGCTGCCATATTCGGCAAGGCACTAAAGGAAGGTCGTGTGACTCCGTTAGAGGAAGCGAAATACAAATCATATGTGCTGGTATTCCTCGGTAAGCAGTATGCAGAGCTTGGCTGGGCGATGCAATACCATATTCACGCGCTGCGTAACAATAATACCGCTATGTTCCGCCATCTGGGACCGGATACCGGCTACGACTCCGTAAATGACGGCTCCTTTGCCCGCTCGCTGGCGGCATTGCTGGACGCGCAGGAGCTGGCAGGAGGATTGCCAAGAACCATTTTGTACTCGCTTAATCCGGTTGATTATCCAGTGCTGGCAAGTCTTGCGGGCTGCTTCCAATCCGGTGGAACCGTGGGCAAAATTCAGTTTGGTACTGCGTGGTGGTTTAACGACCATATCGAAGGCATGCAGGAGCAGATGAAGCTGCTGGCCAACCAAGGGGTGCTGTCCCGTTTTATCGGTATGCTAACAGATTCTCGCAGCTTCCTGTCCTACACACGCCACGAATATTTCCGGCGCATACTCTGCGATCTGATCGGAACGTGGGTTCAGGAGGGCAAGGCGCCTGAGGATTTGGAGCTGCTCGGAGCCATGGTACAAAATATTTGCTACAATAACGCCGAGCAATATTTTAATTTCCCCACCGTTGTTCATAGCAAATGA
- a CDS encoding MFS transporter — protein sequence MGVPIVQQSVQADNKAGEHISLKEKISYGMGDFGNGFMFDLGQLYLLKFFTDVAGVSAGAAAGIFLVSKLFAAICDPVVGSFVDYRKHIGSRGKFRPFLIIGSVILAILTILTFISPNISPTGKLIYAYASYMIWGIGYSIVNIPYGSLGAAITQDTIQRASLSSFRQAGSLGALFVTSVVVMPLILLFPNHHVGYPVVMGIMSLIGVIAFIICYRGTKERIISQSGPKEKLSLGVIVHTFTTNKPLLVLVLMTIFTISAYNIKSALLVYFAEYNLGHVELMAYMNFIIIGSSLLGVLFLPKLVRRFGKRKTAMLGMLVSVIADSINFFMPSNVYIFTILASISFIGISIPNGVTWAFVSDIIDYGEWSSGERKEGITYSLFNFSRKLAQSLSGFLSGIGLALIGYVPNVVQSSGTLLGIKALLCLYPAVALALAMLVIGKMYKLTDSKHAEMVQDLQRRHAENRV from the coding sequence ATGGGAGTGCCTATCGTACAGCAGAGCGTTCAAGCTGACAACAAAGCAGGCGAGCACATTAGCCTGAAAGAAAAGATTTCGTACGGTATGGGTGACTTTGGCAACGGGTTCATGTTTGATTTGGGGCAGCTGTATCTGCTGAAATTTTTTACGGATGTGGCAGGTGTTTCAGCGGGAGCAGCCGCCGGCATCTTTTTGGTCAGCAAGCTGTTTGCCGCCATATGTGATCCGGTTGTCGGGTCCTTTGTTGATTACCGCAAGCATATTGGTTCACGTGGAAAATTCAGACCTTTTCTCATCATTGGAAGCGTTATCCTTGCGATTCTTACGATTCTTACCTTTATTTCACCCAATATTTCACCCACAGGCAAACTCATTTACGCTTATGCGTCCTATATGATCTGGGGGATTGGCTATTCTATTGTAAATATTCCATATGGTTCACTGGGTGCAGCCATTACGCAGGATACCATTCAGCGCGCCTCGTTGTCTTCTTTCCGTCAGGCAGGCTCACTAGGCGCATTATTTGTAACCAGTGTCGTTGTTATGCCGCTGATTTTGCTGTTTCCTAATCATCATGTTGGCTATCCGGTTGTGATGGGAATCATGTCACTCATCGGTGTGATTGCTTTCATCATATGTTACCGAGGAACGAAAGAACGCATTATTAGTCAATCCGGACCCAAGGAAAAGCTGTCTTTAGGCGTTATTGTGCACACCTTTACGACTAACAAGCCTTTGCTGGTACTCGTTTTGATGACGATTTTCACCATATCCGCGTACAATATCAAGTCCGCACTGCTGGTCTATTTTGCCGAATATAATTTGGGGCATGTAGAGCTAATGGCTTATATGAATTTTATTATTATCGGTTCGTCGCTGCTGGGTGTGTTGTTTCTGCCCAAGCTGGTGCGGCGTTTTGGTAAACGAAAAACAGCCATGCTCGGGATGCTGGTTAGTGTCATTGCCGACTCCATCAACTTTTTTATGCCTTCAAATGTATATATTTTCACAATTCTGGCCAGTATTTCGTTCATTGGTATTAGTATTCCTAACGGAGTTACCTGGGCATTTGTCTCCGATATCATTGACTACGGCGAATGGTCATCCGGGGAGCGGAAGGAAGGGATTACGTACTCACTATTCAATTTTTCGCGCAAGCTGGCTCAATCCTTGTCCGGCTTTCTATCGGGGATCGGACTGGCGCTCATCGGATATGTTCCGAATGTGGTTCAGTCCTCTGGAACACTGCTCGGGATCAAGGCATTGCTTTGTCTCTATCCGGCTGTTGCCCTGGCATTGGCCATGCTGGTCATCGGTAAAATGTATAAGCTGACTGATAGCAAACATGCAGAAATGGTTCAAGACTTGCAGCGTCGACATGCGGAAAACCGCGTATAA